A segment of the Corylus avellana chromosome ca2, CavTom2PMs-1.0 genome:
CAAAAATTCCATTGTTCAAAAAGTCAAGAATTGCCGTGCATACCTCATTCCGCACTAAAGCCCAggaattttgataaaaacatgCAGACATCCCGTCAGGCCCGGGAGACTTCAGCGGGTGCATCTGTTTCAAGGCCTCGTCAACTTCTGTCATGGTAAAAACCTTAGTTAATTGGCCATTCATCTCTTCCGATACCCGACACTCCAGCCCCATAAGGCATTCCTCTATGGCAGAAACTCCCCCAGCAGTGAACAGCGTTTGATAGAAGCCAATGAATGCTTGGCCAACCTCCTCCGGTGTTGTCCACTCATGCCCTTCATCATCTTGAATTTTCTGAATCTGATTAATTCTCCTCCGGTGACTTGCCCATGCATGAAAGAAAGGGGTATTTCTATCGCCATTACGGTACCAATTTTGCTTGGCTCTTTGCTTCCATTTAATATCCTCCTGCTCGAGCAAAAATTCAATCTCAAGTTGGAGTTGTTTTATCTCGTGGCCGTCCCTTGCTGTTTCATGACACTGCAGTAGTTCCAAGCGcttcgttttttcttttatggctTTCTCAAAACTGCCGTGTTGTTGCCAATTCCAACATTTTAACGCCACTTTGCAAGCTTCAAGCTTTTGTTGCACCACCTGTGCACTAGATACACCACCCGTGTCCCCACACCATGCCTTTTTGATCACATCCGTGGCCCCCTCATCTAAGAGCCACTTGGCTTCAAACTTGGTGCCCCTCTTGCCGTATAGGTGCTCAATTTCTTTTGCTGAATAAGTGAGAAAGATAGGCTTGTGGTCAGACGTGCGGGCTGCCAAAATATTAACTTCCACCTTTTTGAACACAGTATACCATCCACTATTAGCTACTGCCCGATCTAGCctttctttaataaattcatCATCTTGCCTTCTGTTTGTCCATGTAAACTTAGAGCCCGTGAACCCTAAGTCACTTAATTGACAGTCTTCCAAAGTCTCTCTAAATTGGGCCATTTGAGTCTCCTTTCTTGGTAACTCTCCTGACTTCTCAGATTGTGTtgtgatttcattaaaatcacccACACAAAGCCAGGGCTGCGGGTTGAAGCTTCGTAGATGACTTAGTAAGGCCCAAGATTCATGCCTTTTTGTCCACTCTGGATGACCATAAAAGCCCGTCAATTTCCATGAACACCCCAAGCCTTCTTCCATCACAATTGCATTTATATGTCGTCTAGAATAGTTTTGAATTTCCAGCATTCTACTGTTCTTCCACATCATGGTCAGGCCACCACTTCTCCCAATAGGCTCCACTACAAACATACCTTCAAAACCCAGTTTCACCCGGATAATCTCCATTTTATTCTTTCGACATTTTGTctccataagaaacaaaatgttGGGCTTCTTTTCCTTCGTCAGTTGACAAAGGTCACGAACTGCctgagggttcccaagccctcggcagttccaacttaggaGACTCATTGTTGGTGGCGGGGCTGAAATTCAGCCACCGCCCTCACTTTGTTATTGCCACCTACCTCCACACCGGTCATCCTCCCCCGTTTGTCTCCCCACTCCGTTGCTCCTTCATCACCCGAAGTCTTCTCCTTTCGCTTCTTATTCAATTGGTGTCCCGCCTCCCCTGTGCTAGTCTTACTAAGCCCCTCCCGTGCTTTGCGCTTCCACGTTCGTAGACTAGCAGGAGGATTCACGTTCATCTTCGGCTGTGAGATAGGAGTTACATCCATTTGGGTAGGTGTGGGGGTAAGTTCATGCAAGCCCAATGTCTTGTCTACAGCGGATTGGCCCATATTGTTGCTCAGGCCCATCTGAACTTTCTTTTTTGGCCCACTATCTTGGTCTTTCTTTCCGTTTCCAGCTCCCTCCACCTCGATAGAATTTGTGTCTCCCACGTCAGGCACAGAAATTGCATGGGAACCCTGATTTTCCGCAGTCTGTCCAGCCGATTCCCCTATcttctcctttccttttttattcGTCCCTCCTGCAGCTCCATGATGGAAAGATGGAGATTCTCCGCTTCTGGGGCTATAATTGGAGCACGATTTTTGGCTAGGATTTCCAGAAAATCCGGAGGATTCCATGTACGTGTTTCTGCGATGCAACCCAGCGCCGCCATCCCCCATGTCGCCATGCTTGCTGGATTTCTCCCCACCGGCACCAGATTCATCACCCCCGACTCTTCTTCGTTGCCCATCGTCGGCCCGGAGCCACACGCCCCACTCTCTCCCTCCCGCCTTAGTATTTGATGTTGTGTTCCGTGGTATAGGGCATCCCTTCTCACCATGAATGACCCTGCCACAGTCAAAACAAGCCATGGGCAGCTTCTCGTATCTGCAGGTTACCCAGTGGGATTTTCCTTCCAACATGAGGGCACGTCCCCGCTCCAGAGGTTTGGATAAATCAATGACCACTCGGATTCGCAGGCACCGACCCCATCCAACCCCGTCCCCCGCCAGATCAATGTCCTCTAACTGCCCCATTGATTCTCCTATTTTGGTACCGACGCCTTTAGTCATGCATAGTAATGGCATGTCATGTATTTGCACCCAAAAAGGGGAGTGCGTGAAAGCCATCTGTGATGGAGGCGTGCTTCCGTCAAATTCTTTAAGGACAAGAATATGCCTGTCAAAGGACCATGGCCTACCTTCCAGAACTCGCCGCAGGTCTTCCACGTCTTCGAACTCAAACAGCCAAATATTATCATCCAATTCCTTGAATATTATGCCTCCCAACGTGCGCCAGATTCGCGATAAGACAGTCTTGAGAGCATCCTTGTTCACCCTCTTCCCCATCCAGAGTTTCCCTATCAAGCATCGCCCACCTTGGGCCCTTGCCTCCTCGATCTCTCCCTCAGTGATAGCAATCCCATTCTTCTCCCCCTCCGTGAGAGATATCGTTCCCCATAGTTTTTCTAACTGTTCCGCCATCTTCCACTCGTTGGAAGTCTCTGCTGTAACCGTTAATCCCTCCGCTGCCGCCAACCGGTAGGAGGTTCAAACCTCACCTCTAGCCGTTTCTTAGAGAAACCCTAGGGAGGACTAGTTTTTcctaataattttatattaacaTTATTATTGGATTGGTTGAAACTTACACATCAATATTGTGGGATAAAATAGTAATGCTACACAATAATGTCACAAATATCCCATTAAGCTGATGTGGCAAAGTTTACTAGCCCTTAGATGTCATTAGCAAACAAATATATTCAATGGCTACTAGACCTTATTAcctttttacccttaaaaaaatgCACACGAGAAGTACATCCATTTTGAATAAATGGTATAATAAACTTGGTtgaaaatttctccaaccctcTAACCAAGTTtagacaataataataataataataataattacaaatttATCATGCAAATATTCTCAACTGTTTCTTTGGTcccaccgaaaaaaaaaaattgcataaaaaagaaatgggaAATGTTTGATTCACAAAAGGCCAATTATTGCAATAACGATTCTACATTAATGTGAACATGCATAACGCATGACATCTCACATgcggtataattgtaaattacAAAATACTAATTTCTTAATCAAGATATTGTCGTATATCAGGACAAAAAACTCCAGTATATGTTAGTTGAACAATTCCTATCCACCATAAATCTAACTGGAGccgataaatttttttaataattttgttatttgaattgctagtaattcCAATAGTAAATATAAAAGAGTTTCTACGAAACTTACTTGTCCGATCGAGCACATGTCAAACAACGTATTTACGTGTTTAGACAAGTAAATTTCATATAAGCTCTCTTACATTTATTATCTGAATTGCTAgtgatttggataaaaaaattgttgatttggacagaaaaattgttggaaatccaaatggttttaattttaaattcactTTTGTACAAAAGGAAACTAAAGACATGTCTCAAAATTTAGAGATAATGATGTttcatagtaaaaaaataatgtcaCAATAATTACTGATCCGTgagtgataatttaatatagtatgaaaataaatatttaaaatttgaacttatctatGTAATTAGAGTGATGATAGAGAGAACACGGGCATGATGCACACccgtattttttaatataaaataatatattttttaatattttaattttatatatactatatatatatattttaaaaaaatattaaaaatatagcGTAAATGTCTGCGCCCGTGTTCTCTCTATCATCACTCATGTAATTAACCTggatttatttcaatttaatctttcactttttttttttttttggttcactTGTTGAATCTTATTACTTGGTAAAAAGAAGAGTGTTAGAAAAGATATAATGATTAAGAGttggaattttttcaaaatggttGATGATGAATCGACAAACACCCTTTG
Coding sequences within it:
- the LOC132169189 gene encoding uncharacterized protein LOC132169189 — its product is MAEQLEKLWGTISLTEGEKNGIAITEGEIEEARAQGGRCLIGKLWMGKRVNKDALKTVLSRIWRTLGGIIFKELDDNIWLFEFEDVEDLRRVLEGRPWSFDRHILVLKEFDGSTPPSQMAFTHSPFWVQIHDMPLLCMTKGVGTKIGESMGQLEDIDLAGDGVGWGRCLRIRVVIDLSKPLERGRALMLEGKSHWVTCRYEKLPMACFDCGRVIHGEKGCPIPRNTTSNTKAGGREWGVWLRADDGQRRRVGGDESGAGGEKSSKHGDMGDGGAGLHRRNTYMESSGFSGNPSQKSCSNYSPRSGESPSFHHGAAGGTNKKGKEKIGESAGQTAENQGSHAISVPDVGDTNSIEVEGAGNGKKDQDSGPKKKVQMGLSNNMGQSAVDKTLGLHELTPTPTQMDVTPISQPKMNVNPPASLRTWKRKAREGLSKTSTGEAGHQLNKKRKEKTSGDEGATEWGDKRGRMTGVEVGGNNKVRAVAEFQPRHQQ